From Butyricimonas paravirosa, one genomic window encodes:
- the uvrB gene encoding excinuclease ABC subunit UvrB → MFKLTSAFEPTGDQPEAIKELTQGLLDEVPGQVLLGVTGSGKTFTIANVIQEVQRPTLILSHNKTLAAQLYGEFKAFFPENAVEYFVSYYDYYQPEAYLPTTNTYIEKDLMINDEIDKLRLRTTASLLSGRRDVIVISSVSCLYGMADPTAFGSNIIYLQKGQKIARNQLLRRLVDALYVNNELEFKRGSFRAKGETVDIFPAIETFEGMAYRIEFWDDEIDRITSFSPQTGKTIDEMENLNIYPANLFVTDKATLAKAIHDIEHDLVVQVDFLNSIGKHFEAKRLDERVKYDVEMIRELGYCSGIENYSRYLDGRAAGVRPFCLLDYFPQDFLLVVDESHVTLPQVRAMYGGDRSRKQSLVEYGFRLPAAFDNRPLTFEEFEANTGQTIYVSATPADYELEKCNGVVVEQIIRPTGILDPEIEVVPSKNQIDHLINEIQKRIEINEKVLVTTLTKRMAEELSKYLDRIRIKCQYIHSDVDTLERVQIIENLRKGVIDVIVGVNLLREGLDMPEVSLVAILDADKEGFLRSTRSLIQTSGRAARNLNGKVIMYADTITRSMQETINETQYRRAKQMEYNLQHGITPTQIRKSTESVLKETSRAYIEEEHVNLAADPVTAYMSKPELEKMLQKTKAAMQKAAKEMDFLEAARLRDEMFKLEETIKRLNS, encoded by the coding sequence ATGTTTAAACTGACCTCAGCATTCGAACCGACCGGGGATCAACCGGAAGCAATCAAGGAACTAACGCAAGGACTTCTGGATGAAGTCCCGGGGCAGGTATTATTGGGAGTTACAGGATCGGGAAAGACATTTACGATTGCCAACGTGATACAAGAGGTTCAGCGTCCGACACTAATCCTCAGTCACAACAAGACGTTGGCCGCCCAGTTATACGGGGAGTTCAAAGCCTTTTTTCCCGAAAATGCGGTGGAGTACTTTGTATCTTACTACGACTATTACCAACCGGAGGCTTACTTACCCACTACCAACACGTATATCGAAAAAGATCTCATGATCAATGACGAGATCGACAAATTACGGTTACGAACCACGGCATCCTTGCTATCCGGACGCCGGGATGTAATTGTGATTTCATCGGTCTCATGTCTTTACGGTATGGCAGACCCGACTGCTTTCGGTTCAAATATTATCTACTTGCAGAAAGGTCAAAAGATAGCCCGTAATCAACTTTTACGCCGTTTGGTGGATGCCCTTTACGTGAATAACGAACTGGAATTCAAACGCGGTAGTTTCCGGGCAAAAGGAGAAACCGTGGACATCTTTCCGGCCATTGAAACCTTCGAGGGAATGGCCTACCGGATTGAGTTCTGGGATGATGAGATTGACCGAATTACCTCGTTTAGCCCGCAAACCGGGAAAACGATCGACGAAATGGAAAATCTGAACATCTACCCCGCAAACCTGTTTGTCACGGATAAAGCCACGCTCGCGAAAGCCATACATGACATAGAACACGATCTTGTCGTGCAAGTTGATTTCTTAAACTCCATCGGTAAACACTTTGAGGCAAAACGACTGGACGAACGGGTAAAATATGACGTGGAAATGATCCGGGAACTAGGCTATTGCTCCGGTATCGAGAACTACTCCCGTTACCTAGACGGGCGGGCTGCCGGAGTTCGCCCCTTCTGCCTGCTGGATTACTTCCCGCAGGATTTCCTGCTTGTCGTTGACGAGTCACACGTGACCCTCCCGCAAGTCAGAGCCATGTATGGCGGTGACCGTTCCCGTAAACAATCACTCGTGGAATACGGGTTCCGTCTTCCGGCAGCTTTCGACAACCGTCCACTCACGTTTGAAGAATTCGAGGCCAACACGGGGCAAACCATATACGTCAGTGCCACCCCGGCCGATTATGAACTGGAAAAATGCAATGGGGTTGTCGTGGAACAGATTATTCGTCCCACCGGAATTCTTGATCCGGAAATCGAAGTCGTTCCCAGCAAGAACCAGATAGACCACCTCATCAACGAAATACAAAAACGAATTGAGATCAACGAAAAAGTTCTTGTAACCACGCTGACCAAGCGAATGGCGGAGGAACTAAGTAAATATTTGGACCGCATTCGCATCAAATGCCAGTACATTCACTCTGACGTGGACACACTGGAACGAGTACAGATCATCGAAAATTTACGTAAAGGAGTAATTGACGTAATTGTCGGAGTTAACTTGTTACGTGAAGGATTAGATATGCCTGAAGTTTCACTTGTTGCCATCCTCGATGCCGACAAAGAAGGATTCCTACGTTCTACCCGTTCACTGATACAGACCTCCGGACGTGCCGCCCGTAACCTAAATGGCAAAGTGATCATGTATGCCGACACAATCACTCGCTCTATGCAGGAAACCATCAATGAAACCCAGTACCGCCGGGCAAAACAGATGGAGTATAACCTTCAACACGGCATCACCCCTACCCAAATACGGAAATCCACGGAATCCGTACTAAAAGAAACTTCCCGTGCTTACATCGAAGAAGAGCATGTGAACTTGGCCGCAGACCCCGTTACCGCTTACATGAGTAAACCGGAACTGGAAAAAATGCTGCAAAAAACAAAAGCCGCCATGCAAAAAGCCGCCAAAGAAATGGATTTCCTTGAAGCTGCCCGCCTCCGGGATGAAATGTTTAAACTGGAAGAAACAATCAAACGGCTGAATTCTTAA
- a CDS encoding HigA family addiction module antitoxin yields the protein MGNLGEPFIPIHPGEIIKEELEFRKISQKQFAQIVDFSYTMLNDILNGKRPVSTDFALLIEVSLGINAEMLVNMQTRYNLQLARQNKKNIDKFEKLRNICASLL from the coding sequence ATGGGAAATTTAGGAGAACCATTTATTCCAATACATCCGGGTGAAATCATAAAAGAAGAATTGGAATTCAGAAAAATCTCGCAGAAACAATTTGCCCAAATTGTAGATTTTTCGTACACCATGCTTAATGATATTCTGAACGGGAAACGCCCCGTATCTACAGATTTCGCCTTGCTAATCGAAGTTTCATTAGGTATCAATGCCGAAATGTTAGTAAATATGCAAACTCGCTACAATTTACAACTGGCTCGACAAAACAAGAAAAACATTGACAAATTTGAGAAGTTACGAAATATTTGTGCTTCGTTATTATAG
- a CDS encoding type II toxin-antitoxin system RelE/ParE family toxin, whose amino-acid sequence MIVTFDKEYLKELYESGKANDKKHHFQPEIIRRYKRCIDIMINVSNITALYKYNGLNFEKLSGNRKELCSIRVNNQYRIEFIVTEMRGEIVTTICNIIELSNHYK is encoded by the coding sequence ATGATTGTTACATTCGATAAAGAGTATCTAAAAGAATTATATGAATCAGGAAAAGCTAATGACAAAAAACATCATTTTCAGCCTGAGATTATACGTAGATACAAACGTTGTATAGATATCATGATTAACGTTTCTAACATTACAGCACTTTACAAATACAACGGACTAAATTTTGAAAAACTATCAGGAAATAGAAAAGAACTTTGTTCCATTAGAGTCAACAATCAATATCGAATTGAATTCATAGTAACAGAGATGCGAGGCGAAATTGTAACTACCATTTGTAATATAATTGAATTATCAAACCATTATAAATAG
- a CDS encoding HigA family addiction module antitoxin, giving the protein MSKIDNIDPKMIANNITPFEPTHPGEILKDEIEYRGISQKKLAKEMGVSYTVLNEILNAKRPLNTEYAMLIGAALDIDAEPLLKMQTCYNLQMAKNDSKFMEKLSKIRKIAAIL; this is encoded by the coding sequence ATGAGCAAAATAGATAATATCGACCCTAAAATGATTGCCAATAATATTACTCCTTTTGAGCCAACACACCCTGGAGAAATTTTGAAGGATGAAATTGAATACAGAGGCATTTCTCAAAAGAAACTTGCAAAAGAAATGGGCGTATCTTATACAGTCTTAAATGAGATACTAAATGCAAAACGTCCATTAAATACAGAATATGCCATGCTTATAGGGGCAGCTTTAGACATTGATGCTGAACCTTTACTTAAAATGCAAACATGCTACAATCTGCAAATGGCAAAAAACGATAGCAAGTTTATGGAAAAACTGAGCAAAATACGTAAAATTGCTGCTATCCTATAA
- a CDS encoding PaaI family thioesterase produces MDSSAIIERMNRESRGTLMASLGIEFIGIGENWLEAKMPIDERTMRPGNLLHGGAIMALVETVGSGLTYIGENLEENHVFGIEINANHVRKAQGSYVIGRAEFIHKGHRTHVVSVNVTDEFGNLASVGRITNVVLPKS; encoded by the coding sequence ATGGATAGTTCAGCAATTATAGAGCGGATGAACCGGGAGAGCCGGGGTACATTAATGGCAAGTTTAGGTATAGAGTTTATTGGTATCGGAGAGAATTGGTTGGAGGCAAAAATGCCTATTGACGAACGGACGATGCGCCCCGGTAATTTATTGCATGGTGGAGCAATTATGGCATTAGTAGAGACCGTGGGGAGTGGATTAACTTATATCGGAGAGAATCTGGAAGAAAATCACGTGTTTGGAATCGAGATTAATGCCAACCACGTTCGGAAAGCTCAAGGAAGTTATGTTATTGGTCGTGCGGAGTTTATTCATAAAGGACATCGTACTCACGTGGTATCTGTTAACGTGACGGATGAATTTGGGAACTTGGCATCTGTTGGACGGATCACGAATGTGGTGCTGCCTAAGTCTTAG
- a CDS encoding DUF4491 family protein, which produces MEFIETYNLTGLIIGICTFLIIGLFHPVVIKAEYYWGTGCWWIFLVLGIVGTVAALWVTNVLWSSLLGVFAFSSFWTIKEIFEQEERVRKGWFPENPKRKARKE; this is translated from the coding sequence ATGGAATTTATAGAAACGTATAATTTGACAGGGCTGATTATCGGGATTTGCACGTTCCTGATTATCGGATTATTTCATCCAGTGGTGATTAAAGCGGAATATTATTGGGGAACAGGTTGTTGGTGGATTTTTCTCGTTCTGGGAATCGTGGGAACAGTGGCCGCTTTGTGGGTGACGAACGTGCTATGGTCTTCTTTACTAGGCGTGTTTGCCTTTTCTTCTTTCTGGACGATCAAGGAGATTTTCGAGCAGGAAGAACGAGTGCGTAAAGGGTGGTTTCCCGAAAACCCAAAGAGAAAAGCTAGAAAAGAATAA
- the bcp gene encoding thioredoxin-dependent thiol peroxidase encodes MAPLKEGDKAPYFEGINQDGKKITLEDFKGKKLILYFYPKDNTSGCTAEACSLNDGYSSLTEKGFEVVGVSPDSASSHLKFIAKYNLAFNLIADTEKKILETYGVWAEKKLYGRTYMGVVRTTFVIDENGIIEKVITKVNTKDHAKQILEQLKIK; translated from the coding sequence ATGGCACCATTAAAAGAAGGAGATAAAGCCCCTTACTTCGAGGGCATAAATCAGGACGGGAAAAAAATCACGCTGGAAGATTTTAAAGGGAAAAAATTAATCCTCTATTTTTACCCGAAGGACAACACGTCGGGATGCACCGCGGAAGCATGTAGCTTGAATGATGGTTATTCTTCCCTCACGGAAAAAGGATTTGAAGTCGTTGGTGTCAGTCCCGATTCGGCAAGTTCTCATTTAAAGTTCATTGCCAAATACAACTTGGCTTTCAACCTAATTGCTGATACCGAGAAAAAGATACTGGAAACCTACGGTGTATGGGCCGAAAAGAAATTATATGGCAGAACTTACATGGGAGTCGTGCGCACCACCTTTGTCATTGACGAGAACGGGATCATTGAAAAAGTGATCACGAAAGTAAACACGAAAGATCACGCGAAACAAATCCTGGAACAATTAAAAATAAAATAA
- the recA gene encoding recombinase RecA, with amino-acid sequence MANTETNQDKLKALQLTLDKIEKNFGKGSVMKLGDNVVEDVAVIPSGSIGLDRALGVGGYPKGRVIEIFGPESSGKTTLAIHAIAEAQKQGGIAAIIDAEHAFDRSYAEKLGVDVNNLFISQPDNGEQALEIAEQLIRSAAIDIIVIDSVAALTPKAEIEGDMGDSVMGLQARLMSQALRKLTGTISKTNTCCIFINQLRDKIGVMFGNPETTTGGNALKFYASVRLDIRRVGQIKDGEEIYGNHTRVKVVKNKVAPPFKKAEFDIMYGEGISRSGEIVDLGVEYNVIKKSGSWFSYGESKLGQGRETVKQLVMDNPELAEELTQKIVEAMENGVQAATK; translated from the coding sequence ATGGCAAACACAGAAACCAATCAAGACAAGTTAAAAGCACTTCAACTTACCCTTGACAAGATCGAAAAGAACTTCGGTAAGGGGAGCGTCATGAAACTTGGCGATAATGTCGTGGAAGATGTCGCAGTGATCCCTTCCGGCTCTATCGGACTGGACAGAGCATTAGGAGTAGGCGGATACCCGAAAGGCCGTGTGATCGAGATTTTCGGTCCCGAATCTTCCGGTAAGACTACATTAGCCATCCATGCCATCGCCGAGGCACAAAAACAAGGCGGTATCGCGGCTATCATCGATGCCGAACACGCCTTCGATCGGTCATACGCCGAGAAACTGGGAGTTGACGTGAACAACTTGTTTATATCCCAACCGGACAACGGGGAACAAGCCCTTGAAATTGCGGAACAACTGATCCGCTCGGCAGCAATCGACATCATCGTGATCGACTCCGTAGCTGCCCTAACCCCCAAAGCTGAAATAGAGGGAGATATGGGTGATAGCGTGATGGGATTACAAGCCCGTTTGATGTCACAAGCACTACGTAAACTGACAGGAACCATCAGCAAAACAAATACCTGCTGTATATTCATCAACCAGTTGCGTGATAAAATCGGTGTCATGTTCGGTAATCCCGAAACAACCACGGGTGGTAATGCGTTGAAATTCTATGCCTCCGTGCGTCTGGACATCCGTCGTGTAGGACAAATCAAAGACGGAGAGGAAATCTACGGTAACCACACCCGCGTGAAAGTGGTGAAAAACAAAGTTGCTCCTCCATTCAAGAAAGCCGAATTCGACATTATGTACGGGGAAGGCATCTCCCGTTCAGGAGAAATCGTGGATCTCGGTGTTGAATACAACGTGATCAAGAAAAGCGGTAGCTGGTTCTCTTACGGTGAAAGCAAACTGGGACAAGGACGGGAAACCGTGAAACAACTGGTGATGGATAACCCGGAACTGGCGGAAGAGCTTACCCAAAAAATCGTGGAAGCCATGGAGAACGGCGTGCAAGCGGCAACGAAATAA
- a CDS encoding S9 family peptidase — MKSYLCSALVLLAMVSCDSKKEAVKPSYKTPDMKLASDVMTPEVLWSFGRIGSVSVSPDQKTLVYDVTYFNKEEDRSYSDIYVMNLADGKSKQLTDTDYKEFGETWTSDGKIAFMSSKSGSVQLWEMNADGSGLTQLTNIEGGIGGFIFSPDKSKLLFLKDVKLEQDVHDLHPDLPKANARLIDGQVYRHWNDWVEAYTHPFVADYIPGQMVTTGKDIMEGEKWESPVRPWGGTEQITWTKDGKGVIYMARKKEGIAYMTSTNTDLYLYDLNSGKTRNLTEGMMGYDQNQVISPNGELMAWESMERDGYEADKIRLFVMNLKTGEKKEYTKDFDQNVGALSWGDDNTIYFISDHHATDEIYRLTLNDGVITKLTEGVHNYTSVIPVNDYLIATKVSMSQPAEIYKVDPKTGKDTELSFVNKGILDQLTMGKVESRWIKTTDNKQMLTWIIYPPHFDPNKKYPAILYCEGGPQSTVSQFWSYRWNFQMMAANGYIIVAPNRRGLPGFGQEWNEQISGDYPGQNIKDYLSAIDEMKQEPYIDENRLGCVGASYGGFSVYFLAGHHDKRFKAFIAHCGIFNMEMQYYNTEEMWFANWDMGGAPWEKNNKVAQRTFDNSPHKFVGEWDTPILVIHGQKDFRIDASQGMGAFNAARMRGIPAQYLYFPEECHWVLGCQNGILWQRTFASWLDKWLKQ, encoded by the coding sequence ATGAAAAGTTATTTATGTTCTGCATTAGTCTTGTTGGCAATGGTGTCGTGTGACAGCAAGAAAGAGGCAGTAAAACCAAGTTATAAAACACCGGATATGAAACTAGCATCCGACGTGATGACTCCCGAGGTGTTATGGTCATTTGGTAGAATCGGTAGCGTAAGCGTATCCCCCGATCAAAAAACACTCGTGTACGACGTGACTTACTTCAACAAGGAAGAAGATCGTTCATACAGTGACATCTACGTGATGAACCTGGCCGATGGAAAATCAAAACAACTGACAGACACGGATTACAAGGAATTCGGAGAGACGTGGACTTCCGACGGTAAAATTGCCTTCATGTCCAGCAAATCCGGTTCCGTACAATTATGGGAAATGAATGCCGATGGTAGTGGGCTTACCCAGTTAACCAATATCGAAGGCGGTATCGGGGGGTTCATTTTCTCCCCGGACAAATCCAAACTTCTTTTCTTGAAAGACGTGAAACTGGAACAAGATGTTCACGATCTTCACCCCGATCTTCCGAAGGCAAACGCCCGCTTGATCGACGGTCAAGTATATCGTCACTGGAATGACTGGGTAGAGGCTTACACCCATCCTTTCGTGGCAGATTACATCCCCGGCCAAATGGTTACCACGGGTAAAGACATCATGGAAGGAGAAAAATGGGAATCACCCGTTCGTCCTTGGGGCGGTACAGAACAGATCACCTGGACCAAAGACGGAAAAGGCGTGATCTATATGGCCCGCAAAAAAGAGGGAATCGCTTACATGACTTCTACCAATACGGACCTCTATCTTTACGATTTGAATTCCGGTAAAACCCGCAACCTTACAGAGGGGATGATGGGTTACGACCAAAACCAAGTGATTTCCCCCAATGGAGAACTAATGGCTTGGGAAAGCATGGAACGTGACGGTTACGAGGCTGACAAAATTCGTCTATTCGTGATGAACTTGAAAACCGGAGAGAAGAAAGAATACACGAAAGATTTCGATCAAAATGTTGGGGCTCTCTCTTGGGGGGATGACAACACGATCTATTTCATTTCAGACCATCACGCTACGGACGAGATCTATCGATTAACCTTGAATGACGGTGTTATCACCAAATTAACCGAAGGCGTACACAATTACACCTCGGTTATTCCCGTGAACGACTACCTCATTGCTACCAAGGTATCTATGAGTCAACCGGCAGAAATCTACAAAGTTGACCCGAAAACCGGAAAAGACACCGAATTATCATTCGTGAACAAAGGTATTTTGGATCAATTAACCATGGGTAAGGTTGAATCTCGTTGGATCAAGACCACGGACAACAAACAAATGTTGACTTGGATCATCTACCCTCCCCACTTCGATCCGAACAAAAAATACCCGGCAATCCTTTATTGCGAAGGCGGTCCTCAAAGCACGGTAAGCCAATTCTGGAGCTATCGCTGGAACTTCCAGATGATGGCTGCCAACGGTTACATCATTGTTGCCCCGAACCGTCGCGGTCTACCGGGATTCGGACAAGAATGGAACGAGCAAATCAGTGGTGACTACCCCGGACAAAACATCAAGGATTACCTTTCTGCCATCGACGAGATGAAGCAAGAGCCTTATATTGATGAAAACCGTTTAGGTTGCGTGGGAGCCTCTTATGGTGGTTTCTCCGTGTATTTCCTTGCCGGACATCACGACAAGCGCTTCAAAGCATTCATCGCTCACTGTGGTATCTTCAATATGGAAATGCAATACTACAACACCGAAGAGATGTGGTTTGCTAACTGGGATATGGGCGGCGCTCCTTGGGAAAAGAATAACAAGGTGGCCCAACGCACGTTCGACAACTCTCCTCACAAATTCGTGGGAGAATGGGACACCCCGATCCTAGTGATTCACGGTCAGAAAGACTTCCGTATTGACGCCTCTCAAGGTATGGGAGCTTTCAATGCAGCCCGTATGCGTGGCATCCCGGCACAGTACCTGTACTTCCCCGAAGAATGTCACTGGGTATTAGGTTGCCAAAACGGAATCCTATGGCAACGGACTTTCGCCTCTTGGCTGGATAAGTGGTTGAAACAATAA
- a CDS encoding RagB/SusD family nutrient uptake outer membrane protein, giving the protein MKRILFVVVVGCFLFSSCGDFLEEYSKDLVYASSCEDLDEIIIGNGYMKRNANQEYAYYRENELYYPYLHVMDDDVEEFLSGAVKMLTNANPAVRYRNFYTWGERPFSDMTGVELVDSDWKRLYEHIGYVNVIISYVKEFESDPEEIRHRIAGEAQFLRGWYYYMLVNLYAKPYSKETAAKDLGVPLNVTEFIEDKYFSRDPVEKVYEQIVSDLKNAADNLAGIVQPTFYRVNEAAARTLLSRVYLYMGEWQLAIDECDKVLALGCKLRDMNGLDEKWLNTVNSPEILFTQGSYAIGGLMNNNLSRYGVTGGGRYRVSDELLALYKKYKNDGVVDLRESVFLEPSSSYCPGYFFIRKTPDYSNNRKGSVKVYDACLIRSAEVYLNKAEAQAMLDQPDAISTVKVLMEKRYKDSVLPAIDGLKGKELVDFIREERRRELTCEGHRWFDLRRYAVSPKYPELKEIMHGVYQSAMASLKPGVYDGSYTLKPYGQDNAWVLPIPDYEIIFDRGAMVDNDKRESREKNEN; this is encoded by the coding sequence ATGAAAAGAATATTATTTGTTGTTGTCGTAGGATGTTTCTTGTTTAGCTCGTGTGGGGATTTTTTGGAAGAGTACTCCAAGGATCTCGTGTACGCCAGCTCTTGCGAGGATTTGGACGAGATTATTATTGGTAACGGGTATATGAAAAGAAATGCGAATCAGGAATATGCTTATTATAGGGAAAATGAACTGTATTACCCGTATTTACACGTGATGGATGACGACGTGGAAGAGTTTCTTTCCGGAGCGGTAAAAATGTTAACAAATGCGAATCCTGCTGTCCGATACCGGAATTTCTACACGTGGGGAGAACGTCCTTTTTCTGATATGACCGGGGTGGAATTGGTTGATTCTGACTGGAAAAGATTATACGAGCATATCGGGTATGTTAACGTGATTATATCTTACGTGAAGGAGTTCGAGAGTGATCCGGAGGAAATTCGTCACCGGATTGCGGGAGAGGCTCAGTTTTTACGCGGGTGGTATTATTATATGTTGGTAAATCTTTACGCTAAACCTTATTCAAAGGAGACGGCAGCAAAGGATTTGGGTGTACCTTTGAACGTCACGGAGTTTATCGAGGACAAGTATTTTAGCCGGGATCCGGTGGAGAAGGTGTACGAACAAATTGTTTCGGATTTGAAAAATGCGGCGGATAACTTGGCTGGTATCGTTCAGCCAACTTTTTACAGAGTAAATGAAGCGGCAGCCCGCACTTTGCTAAGTCGGGTTTATTTGTACATGGGGGAATGGCAATTGGCTATTGACGAGTGTGATAAGGTGTTAGCCCTGGGATGTAAGTTGCGTGACATGAATGGTCTGGACGAAAAATGGTTGAACACGGTAAACTCTCCGGAAATATTGTTTACCCAGGGTAGTTACGCTATTGGAGGGTTGATGAACAATAATCTATCACGATACGGTGTTACGGGTGGTGGACGTTATCGTGTTTCGGATGAACTTCTGGCCTTGTATAAGAAATACAAGAACGATGGCGTGGTTGATTTACGGGAAAGTGTATTTTTAGAGCCTTCCTCAAGTTATTGTCCGGGATATTTCTTTATCAGGAAGACTCCTGATTATAGTAATAATCGTAAAGGATCAGTAAAAGTTTATGATGCTTGTCTGATTCGCTCTGCCGAGGTTTATTTGAATAAGGCAGAGGCTCAGGCGATGCTGGATCAGCCGGATGCGATAAGTACGGTCAAGGTTTTGATGGAGAAACGTTATAAAGATAGCGTGTTGCCCGCAATAGACGGTTTGAAGGGAAAGGAGTTGGTTGATTTTATCCGGGAGGAACGGCGTCGGGAATTGACTTGCGAGGGGCATCGGTGGTTTGATTTGAGACGTTATGCCGTGTCACCTAAATATCCGGAATTGAAAGAAATCATGCATGGGGTTTACCAGTCCGCGATGGCGAGCTTGAAACCGGGCGTGTATGATGGGAGTTACACGTTGAAACCGTATGGCCAGGATAATGCCTGGGTGTTACCGATACCGGATTACGAGATTATTTTTGATCGGGGGGCCATGGTGGACAACGATAAGCGGGAGTCTCGGGAGAAGAATGAAAATTAA